The Syntrophaceae bacterium genomic interval CCCGCTCGTAGCCGCTGAGGCCGCGGAGGTTCACCATGCCGAACTCGGTGCAGACGTAGTTGGCAAACTGGGCCGGCACATCCACCGTCGAGCCCTCCGGCAGGAACGGAACGATACGGGAAGTGCCGTGCTTGCTCCGGGACGTCATCGCCGCGACGCCGCGGCCACCCTTCGACTGGGCGCAGAAAATATGGAACTGGAAGAAGCCGCCCGACGACGAGATGGGACGCTTCTCGTAGAAGCCCGTGGAGATCTGGCCCAGGAGATCGACGGCCACGCAGTTGTTGATGGAGATCATGTTGTCGATGCGGGTCAGGACGTTCAGGTTGTTCGTGTAGTCGATGTCGTACGCTGCGAGGGCCTGGTTTCGGTGAATCGTGTCGTAGTACCATTTCACGTCCACAGGGAATGCGAAGGTCCATACACTCTTGCCGCGGTCCAGCGTCTTGTAGGCGTTTGTGACCTGGCCGGATTCGATCAGCTTCATGAGGCCGAAATTCAGCATTTCCGTGTGGATGCCGAGATCCTTGAATCCTGCATCCGCCAAAGCGGCCACGCAGGCCGAGGGCAGCGAGCCGATGCCGAGTTGGATCACGTCTCGATCCCGCATGATCTGCATGACGTTCTCCGCGATCTGCTGCTCCAGCGGACTGGGCTGGAAAGCCCTCTCGTTCATTTGTGGCCACCGGTACTTCTCGCAGTCCACCTCGACCCAGTAGTCCACGTCGTCGATGTGGATCGTGTTGAAGCGGCCGCCCTCCGCCCACGGATAGTCGGAGCGGACCTCGAAGACGATCTTCCTGGCGGTCTGCCGGAAGATATTGCAGTTGTTCGTCCCGTAGGACATGTTGAAATAGCCGTGTGCGTCGGGGGTTGTGACGGCATTGAACCACCAGTCCATCCCGCGTTTTTCCTTCACGGCATTGGCGAACCGGTAATGGTGGGCGTGCATACCGTATGACCATCCCCACTGGGCCCAGTCGGTGACGTTGTGCGTGTCCCGGGCCTTCCGGTTCCAGGGGAAGAAGAAAAATTCGTGAATGGTGTGAAATCCCTGGTAGGGATCGATCTGCTGGAATTCCGGATGGGGATAGAACATGGCATACATCCAGAACTCGATGTCCTTCAACTGGCCGGGACCGTTGCCCAGCCGCCTGGCTACCGCCTCGGTACAGACTGTGGAGTCGCCGCCGGTGCTGCCGTGGTTGATCCAGTCGCCCGACCTGACCATCTCAGCGATCTGTTCCGGTGTCCGTTTTTTGTCCCTGATTTTCTGCTGTACCGGTGTTGTCATTCCTTAACTCCCGCAAAATCAATAACTCTATTGCTGCGGCTTTAAATGTACCACCTGCAGAAGACGAACCGACGGTACTCATCGGTTCGTCGCACGGTGCACAGCGACGGATAAACCCTTCCCCCTTCCTTCGCCGGACCGGTTTTGGTTGCTGAATAAAACTGCTAAATTTTTGTTCAGGAAAAACTCTAATTACGAGAGTATCTCAATCTCTTGCCCGATCAGGCATGAGCTGCGGAAGGCCCCCTGAGCACGAATTCGAATAATCACTTGAATAATTCGATGGTTACAGGATCCCAACCGGGTAGACTGAGATTGCTGGCAGTCTGTTATCAAGATTCGATGACAAATGCAACTATAAAGAGGTTGGGAATATGTAAAAAAGGGCAGGCCCTTTTCAGAGCCTGCCCCCTTGGAGCAATTAAAGCATACAGCTTGATTATTTAATGAGCGGCGGGGGAGTCGGGAAGACCTTCTTGCCGTAGATCGTGTTGCAGACGACGGCACCCGCCATGTACACACCGTACCAGCCGCCGAAGACCAGGATGTAGCCGATGATCGGTTTCCAGGTCTTGGGATCCCCGTACCAGCCCGAGTCCATCCCGACGATCATCCAGAGGGCGATGTCGATCGCGACAACGAGGAAGAACAGCCCGCTCTTGGCGTAAGCGGGGGTCACGACGGTGAGGAAGCCGGCCCCGGCCATCCACATCCAGCCCTCAACATAGATAGCCTTCTGAAGCATGCCACCCACGGCCTTGCCGATACCAGCCTTGGCCGCAGCCAACTGTTCCGGCGTCAGCATCTTGATGTCAGCCACACCGGCTGCCGCCATGGCTGCATCCATCGCTTCCTTGGCAGCCTTCGGTGCAAAAACAAAACTTACCATATACCATTTTGCGAAAACACTGATCGCCGCTGCCAACATGAAGAAAGCGGAGAAAAACAGGAAGACGTTGCCGCCGGTAATATTGTGGTCTTTCAATTCCATGACCGCGACTGTGTACTGGACCAAGCATCCCCCGACCAGCCAGGCGGCGAGTAGCGGGAGGCCATTCAGGTCAACTTTACCCATAAATACCGCACCAAACCCGAAACACGCGACCGCGAGAGCTGCGAGACCAGCCGGTCCCGGTGTTGCAAAGCTGTGTTCATGCGCCATGAATGATTCCTCCTTTTTTTGTTTGTTACCGGTAATAAATTTTTCCCCTATTGTTTCCTTCCTCTCCTGATTCTGGTGCGGCATCCCCCCCTTCATGCCTTGATATAATGATTTTGACGTTGCTACAGATACGGCTTCACGATGCGAGTGTTCGGTAATCCCGCGGAATGGATCACCGCATTCGGGTTTCTTAATCCCAATCCCACGGATGCCGTGAGATCCTTCGGAAGCTGGCTGTGAGAAAAAAGTGAGAGAAAATATTGCAGCGATATCTAACACAATGAGTTTGGCTTTTGCAAGTCGAAAAATAGAACCGTGTATTCTTAAAAAATATGTTAAATAAATCTTGACAAGGGACTCGTGAGGGGATAGACAACGCAACTTCATCCAAAATACCAAGCGGGATGACCCGCCAGGATGAGCCCTCCCGGAGGGTTTTTTTATTTAGTGCAGGGATGTGAAGAACTATGATTACCGACATTGAAAAGGTAAGGAACATCGGCATCAGCGCCCATATCGATTCGGGCAAGACCACGCTGACGGAGCGGATCCTGTATTACACCAAGCGCATCCGCGCCATGCACGATGTGAAAGGGAAGGATGGCGTGGGGGCCACCATGGACTCCATGGAGTTGGAGAAGGAACGGGGGATCACGATTGCCTCCGCCGCCACGTTCTGCCAGTGGCAGGGTCACGAGATCAACATCATCGACACACCCGGCCATGTGGACTTCACCATTGAGGTCGAGCGGTCGCTCCGCGTTCTTGACGGAGCGATCCTGGTTCTCTGTTCCGTCGGCGGCGTCCAGTCCCAATCCATCACCGTGGATCAGCAGATGAAGCGCTATCACGTGCCCTGTATCGCGTTCATCAACAAGTGCGATCGGAGCGGTGCCGATCCTTTCCGGGTCATCTCGCAGCTGCAGTCGAAACTGGGTCACAACGCCGTAGCCATGCAGATTCCCATCGGCCTGGAGATCGATTTTTCCGGTGTCGTGGACCTTCTGACCATGAAGGCGCTGTATTTCGATGGTGAACACGGAGAAGACGTGCGCATCGAGGATATCCCTCCGGAGCTGCAAGAAATGGCGAGGAAGAAGAGGGAAGAACTGCTGGATGCGGTATCCCTTTTTTCGGATGATTTGACGGAAGCCTTGCTCGAAGGCGGTCCCGTATCGGATGACCTGGTTCTGGAGGCGGTCCGCCGGGGCACCCTGGCGCGGCAGCTGACGCCCGTATTCATGGGCTCGGCCTACAAGAACCGGGGTGTCCAGCCGCTGCTCGATGCCGTGAACCGTTATCTGCCCTGCCCGTCAGACGTCGAGAACATGGCGCTGGACATGGACCATGAGGAAGCGCCCGTCAGCCTTTCCTGCGATCCGGAGCAGCCGACGGTAGCCTTCGCCTTCAAGCTGGAGGACGGGCCCTACGGGCAGTTGACCTACATCCGGGTCTACCAGGGAAGTGCCGCCCGTGGCACCACCATTGTCAATGCCCGGAGCGGAAAGAAGGTCAAGATCGGCCGCGTGGTCCGCATGCACGCCGATCAGATGGAGGACATCGAGGCTGTGAATTCCGGATACATCGGTGCCCTCTTCGGAATCGAGTGTTCCTCCGGTGACACCTTCGTCGCCCCCGGCGTGAACTTTACCATGACGTCCATGTATGTTCCGGAACCGGTAATCTCCCTGGCCATCGTCCCGAAGGACAACAAATCCCAGGCCAACCTCTCGAAGGCCCTGGGGCGTTTCACCCGCGAGGACCCGACTTTCCGGACCCATGTGGATCAGGAAACCAGCGAAACCATCATCGAAGGCATGGGGGAGCTCCACCTCGAGATCTACGTCGAGCGGATGCGCCGGGAGTACGGTTGCGATGTCACAACGGGCCATCCGCGGGTCGCCTACCGCGAGGCGATCACCCAACGGGCGGATTTCAACTATACCCACCGTAAACAGACGGGCGGCTCGGGCCAGTACGGACGGATTGCCGGCTATGTGGAACCACTGGCGGAAGGGGAATTTGAATTCGTCAACGACGTAACCGGCGGGTCCATTCCAACCCAGTTCATTCCCGCTGTGGAGAAGGGATTCCGCCTGTGCCTGACCAAGGGGCCCAAAATGGAGTTCCCCGTGACGGGCATCCGGGTCGTGGTCAACGACGGCGCCTCCCATGCGGTGGACTCTTCCGACATGGCCTTCCAGGCGGCGGCCCGGGGAGCGTTCCGGGAAGCCTACGGGCGGGCGAAGCCGATCATCCTGGAGCCGATCATGAAGGTCGTCGTCGAGACGCCGACGGAATTCCAGGGCGCCGTCATGGGTCTTCTGAACCAGCGGCGCGGCATGATCATCGGCGCCCAGGACGAAGGGCCCCAATGCGTCGTGGAGGCCCAGGTACCCCTGGCGGAGATGTTCGGATATTC includes:
- a CDS encoding elongation factor G, yielding MITDIEKVRNIGISAHIDSGKTTLTERILYYTKRIRAMHDVKGKDGVGATMDSMELEKERGITIASAATFCQWQGHEINIIDTPGHVDFTIEVERSLRVLDGAILVLCSVGGVQSQSITVDQQMKRYHVPCIAFINKCDRSGADPFRVISQLQSKLGHNAVAMQIPIGLEIDFSGVVDLLTMKALYFDGEHGEDVRIEDIPPELQEMARKKREELLDAVSLFSDDLTEALLEGGPVSDDLVLEAVRRGTLARQLTPVFMGSAYKNRGVQPLLDAVNRYLPCPSDVENMALDMDHEEAPVSLSCDPEQPTVAFAFKLEDGPYGQLTYIRVYQGSAARGTTIVNARSGKKVKIGRVVRMHADQMEDIEAVNSGYIGALFGIECSSGDTFVAPGVNFTMTSMYVPEPVISLAIVPKDNKSQANLSKALGRFTREDPTFRTHVDQETSETIIEGMGELHLEIYVERMRREYGCDVTTGHPRVAYREAITQRADFNYTHRKQTGGSGQYGRIAGYVEPLAEGEFEFVNDVTGGSIPTQFIPAVEKGFRLCLTKGPKMEFPVTGIRVVVNDGASHAVDSSDMAFQAAARGAFREAYGRAKPIILEPIMKVVVETPTEFQGAVMGLLNQRRGMIIGAQDEGPQCVVEAQVPLAEMFGYSTVLRSATQGKAQFTMEFAAYRQVPVSVAEKIAEEVAQRKRSAA